A stretch of DNA from Candidatus Rubrimentiphilum sp.:
GGTGTTGTGACGGTGCATTAGAACCGTCCGTTTCTATGGAACACGCCACAATCATTGAGTATCGCGGCAAACGGCCGAAGGTCGACCCGTCCGCTTTTTTGGCGCCGACTGCCGTGCTGATCGGCGACGTTGAAGTCGGCCCCGAATCGAGCATTTGGTTCGGCGCGGTCCTGCGCGGCGACAATGGGCCGATCCGCGTGGGAGCGCGCACGTCGATTCAAGATAACTGCGTCGTGCATGTCAGCGAAGGCGGACGCACGCACATCGATGACGACGTCACTGTGGGACACGCCGCGGTGATGGAAGACTGTCACATAAAATCGCGCGCGCTGATCGGCAGTAACGCCGTTGTGCTCACGGGCGCGACGGTCGGCGAGCGCTCGCTGGTGGCGGCGGGAAGCGTCGTCGGCGAACAATCGCAGATCCCCGACGGCGTATTGGCCGCGGGCTCGCCCGCCAAGGTCAAGAAGCAACTGGACGGTGAGTCTGCTAAGTGGATTGAGATTAGCGCGCAGGAGTATGTAAAGCTTTCGCGCTCCTACCTCGCGGAAAACATCGGCAAGAGCACAGGACCATAGGCTTGCCACGTTATCCGGCGGTCATCGAGGGTAGGGACAAAGCATGGCTGACCATCTCTTTGAACCAAACGGCGACCGCAAGCGGCGGCTCTCCGGCCTCATCCTAACGCGCAGCCCATCCAGTCACGGCGAGATTCACGAAGAAAACATCGCTGAACGAGACGTGGACGATCGCAAACGCGACGAGACCCAAGTCGAACGGGGCGATACGAGCGAGGTTGACCAGGAGGGTTAACCGAAGATTAAGGCGTGCAGATCAATGATCTGACGATCCGCGCCGCAACGGTGAACGGCTCGGGTAGTCAATCCGCGAATTTGGTTTTGGCCAACGCAATCTTCCGCCTCGGCATTCCCGTCGCACCAAAAAACGTTTTCCCCTCGAACATCGAGGGCTTGCCGACATGGTTCGACGTGCGGGTTTCCCCGCAAGGCTACCAATGTCGCAGCCGCGAGATAGATATTCTCGTTGCGCTCAACCCCGTTACGTGGCACGCGGACGTGCCGGACGTCAAGCCCGGCGGCGCGATAATTTATGAAGAGAGCTATGCCGTCACCGGCGTGACGCAGCGCAACGACGTCGTCTACTACCCTGTGCCGTTCGCCAAAATGGCAAAAGAACAAATCCCCGATGCGGCGCTGCGCAAGTACCTCACGAACATGATTTACGTCGGCGCGCTGGCGGAATTGTTGGGCATCGGCGAAGAGACGATCGAAGCGGCGCTGCGCGCGCAGTTCAAGCGCAAGCTGAGCGCAGTCGACACCAACATGAATGCGGTGCGCCTCGGCATGAACTACGTCCGCGAGAATTTGCCGAAGACCGACCCGTACAAGCTCGAACCCATGACCGGCCTCACTGAAGGCTTGATATTAATGGAAGGCAACACCGCCGCGGCACTCGGCTGCGTGATGGCCGGCTGTACTGTGGCGGCGTGGTATCCGATCAC
This window harbors:
- a CDS encoding gamma carbonic anhydrase family protein; the protein is MEHATIIEYRGKRPKVDPSAFLAPTAVLIGDVEVGPESSIWFGAVLRGDNGPIRVGARTSIQDNCVVHVSEGGRTHIDDDVTVGHAAVMEDCHIKSRALIGSNAVVLTGATVGERSLVAAGSVVGEQSQIPDGVLAAGSPAKVKKQLDGESAKWIEISAQEYVKLSRSYLAENIGKSTGP